The following DNA comes from Plasmodium gaboni strain SY75 chromosome Unknown, whole genome shotgun sequence.
ataaataaggaattattagaaataaaaaatatggaagatattaaaatgacacatttaaatttatctaatataataaaagaagaaagGTTATATGAAGAATTTGATGATGAATTAGATGCTAGTATATACAGTGAagatttattaaatgaatacttaaaaaaatataatttagAAGAAGGGGGATATATAATTGATTTTCatgatataaattttattcaagatataaatataatagatcaaatatttctattaaCAATACAAActaattatttatatgaacgtttagaaaaaagaaattattctaaagaaaaaattaaaaataatattgaatGTGAAATTTTTCAAGTCataaaagaagatataTTGGACCATTTCCCTAACACCAATATATTACaagaaatagaaaataaCGACTTACAACAATATGATAACAATctaaatattattaaaaaatgggttctctcatatatattataagcaacaaatatatgatacacattataaatatatataaatatatatatatatatatatatatatatatatattacagGTCTATACAAAtgacatatataattattataattttttttttgtgtattaaataatatatacttaGAAAAATCGAGGgttcataaaaaaaataaaaaataaataaatataaatatatattatatatatatatttatttatatatttaacaGTTTGATGAAATAAAATGGCATGTGCActttattaattataaaaaaaaagaaaaaaaattcatttCATGAAATGCCAATGATAACTTTTTTAAGGTATATAcattcacatatatatatatatatttatatatatgtatgtattttataaatatttat
Coding sequences within:
- a CDS encoding adenylate kinase-like protein 1 → MKRKVPNIIITGVPGSGKSTLCEELKEIINKELLEIKNMEDIKMTHLNLSNIIKEERLYEEFDDELDASIYSEDLLNEYLKKYNLEEGGYIIDFHDINFIQDINIIDQIFLLTIQTNYLYERLEKRNYSKEKIKNNIECEIFQVIKEDILDHFPNTNILQEIENNDLQQYDNNLNIIKKWVLSYIL